A region from the Ursus arctos isolate Adak ecotype North America unplaced genomic scaffold, UrsArc2.0 scaffold_6, whole genome shotgun sequence genome encodes:
- the PUF60 gene encoding poly(U)-binding-splicing factor PUF60 isoform X3 → MATATIALGTDSIKMENGQSTAAKLGLPPLTPEQQEALQKAKKYAMEQSIKSVLVKQTIAHQQQQLTNLQMAAVTMGFGDPLSPLQSMAAQRQRALAIMCRVYVGSIYYELGEDTIRQAFAPFGPIKSIDMSWDSVTMKHKGFAFVEYEVPEAAQLALEQMNSVMLGGRNIKVGRPSNIGQAQPIIDQLAEEARAFNRIYVASVHQDLSDDDIKSVFEAFGKIKSCTLARDPTTGKHKGYGFIEYEKAQSSQDAVSSMNLFDLGGQYLRVGKAVTPPMPLLTPATPGGLPPAAAVAAAAATAKITAQEAVAGAAVLGTLATPGLVSPALTLAQPLGALPQAVMAAQAPGVITGVTPARPPIPVTIPSVGVVNPILASPPTLGLLEPKKEKEEEELFPESERPEMLSEQEHMSISGSSARHMVMQKLLRKQESTVMVLRNMVDPKDIDDDLEGEVTEECGKFGAVNRVIIYQEKQGEEEDAEIIVKIFVEFSIASETHKAIQALNGRWFAGRKVVAEVYDQERFDNSDLSA, encoded by the exons GGGACAGACTCCATCAAGATGGAGAATGGGCAGAGCACAGCCGCGAAGCTGGGACTGCCTCCTCTGACGCCCGAGCAGCAAGAGGCCCTCCAGAAG GCCAAGAAGTACGCCATGGAGCAGAGCATCAAGAGTGTGCTGGTGAAGCAGACCATCGcgcaccagcagcagcagctcacCAACCTGCAG ATGGCAGCAGTGACAATGGGCTTTGGAGATCCTCTCTCACCTTTGCAATCG ATGGCAGCTCAGCGGCAGCGGGCACTGGCCATCATGTGCCGGGTCTACGTGGGTTCCATCTATTATGAGCTTGGGGAGGACACCATTCGCCAGGCTTTTGCTCCTTTTGGACCCATCAAGAGCATTGACATGTCCTGGGACTCCGTCACCATGAAGCACAAG GGCTTTGCCTTTGTGGAGTATGAGGTCCCAGAGGCCGCGCAGCTTGCCTTGGAGCAGATGAACTCGGTGATGCTCGGAGGCAGGAACATCAAG GTGGGCAGACCCAGCAACATAGGGCAGGCCCAGCCCATCATAGACCAGCTGGCTGAGGAGGCACGAGCTTTCAACCGCATCTATGTGGCTTCTGTGCACCAGGACCTTTCAGATGATGACATCAAGAGTGTATTTGAGGCCTTTGGCAAGATCAAATCTTGCACGCTCGCCCGCGACCCTACAACTGGCAAGCACAAGGGTTATGGTTTCATTG aGTATGAGAAGGCCCAGTCGTCCCAGGATGCCGTGTCTTCCATGAACCTCTTTGATCTGGGTGGCCAGTACTTGCGAGTGGGCAAGGCTGTCACTCCCCCCATGCCCCTGCTTACTCCTGCCACACCTGGAGGCCTCCCGCCTGCTGCTGCTGTGGCTGCAGCTGCAGCCACAGCCAAGATCACAGCTCAG GAAGCAGTGGCTGGAGCAGCGGTGCTGGGTACCCTGGCCACGCCTGGACTGGTATCCCCTGCACTGACTCTGGCCCAGCCTCTGGGGGCTTTGCCCCAGGCTGTCATGGCTGCCCAGGCCCCAGGAGTCATCACAG GTGTGACTCCAGCCCGGCCTCCCATTCCGGTCACCATCCCCTCTGTGGGAGTGGTAAACCCCATCCTGGCCAGCCCTCCAACGCTGGGTCTCTTGGAGcccaagaaggagaaggaagaggaggagctgtTTCCCGAGTCCGAGCGGCCAGAGATGCTGAGTGAGCAGGAGCACATGAGCATCTCAGGCAGCAGCGCCCGCCACATGGTGATGCAGAAGCTGCTCCGCAAGCAGGAG tCCACAGTGATGGTTCTGCGCAACATGGTGGACCCCAAGGACATCGACGATGACCTGGAGGGGGAGGTGACAGAGGAGTGTGGCAAGTTTGGTGCTGTCAATCGCGTCATCATCTACCAGGAGAAGCAGGGCGAGGAGGAGGATGCGGAGATCATCGTCAAGATTTTTGTGGAGTTTTCCATAGCCTCCGAGACTCACAAGGCTATCCAGGCCCTCAATGGGCGCTGGTTTGCTGGCCGCAAGGTGGTGGCTGAAGTGTATGACCAGGAGCGTTTTGATAACAGTGACCTTTCTGCGTGA
- the PUF60 gene encoding poly(U)-binding-splicing factor PUF60 isoform X2 has translation MATATIALVNGQQGGGSEPAAAAVVAAGDKWKPPQGTDSIKMENGQSTAAKLGLPPLTPEQQEALQKAKKYAMEQSIKSVLVKQTIAHQQQQLTNLQMAAQRQRALAIMCRVYVGSIYYELGEDTIRQAFAPFGPIKSIDMSWDSVTMKHKGFAFVEYEVPEAAQLALEQMNSVMLGGRNIKVGRPSNIGQAQPIIDQLAEEARAFNRIYVASVHQDLSDDDIKSVFEAFGKIKSCTLARDPTTGKHKGYGFIEYEKAQSSQDAVSSMNLFDLGGQYLRVGKAVTPPMPLLTPATPGGLPPAAAVAAAAATAKITAQEAVAGAAVLGTLATPGLVSPALTLAQPLGALPQAVMAAQAPGVITGVTPARPPIPVTIPSVGVVNPILASPPTLGLLEPKKEKEEEELFPESERPEMLSEQEHMSISGSSARHMVMQKLLRKQESTVMVLRNMVDPKDIDDDLEGEVTEECGKFGAVNRVIIYQEKQGEEEDAEIIVKIFVEFSIASETHKAIQALNGRWFAGRKVVAEVYDQERFDNSDLSA, from the exons GTCAATGGCCAGCAAGGAGGGGGGTCCGagccggcggcggcggcagtgGTGGCAGCGGGAGACAAATGGAAACCTCCACAG GGGACAGACTCCATCAAGATGGAGAATGGGCAGAGCACAGCCGCGAAGCTGGGACTGCCTCCTCTGACGCCCGAGCAGCAAGAGGCCCTCCAGAAG GCCAAGAAGTACGCCATGGAGCAGAGCATCAAGAGTGTGCTGGTGAAGCAGACCATCGcgcaccagcagcagcagctcacCAACCTGCAG ATGGCAGCTCAGCGGCAGCGGGCACTGGCCATCATGTGCCGGGTCTACGTGGGTTCCATCTATTATGAGCTTGGGGAGGACACCATTCGCCAGGCTTTTGCTCCTTTTGGACCCATCAAGAGCATTGACATGTCCTGGGACTCCGTCACCATGAAGCACAAG GGCTTTGCCTTTGTGGAGTATGAGGTCCCAGAGGCCGCGCAGCTTGCCTTGGAGCAGATGAACTCGGTGATGCTCGGAGGCAGGAACATCAAG GTGGGCAGACCCAGCAACATAGGGCAGGCCCAGCCCATCATAGACCAGCTGGCTGAGGAGGCACGAGCTTTCAACCGCATCTATGTGGCTTCTGTGCACCAGGACCTTTCAGATGATGACATCAAGAGTGTATTTGAGGCCTTTGGCAAGATCAAATCTTGCACGCTCGCCCGCGACCCTACAACTGGCAAGCACAAGGGTTATGGTTTCATTG aGTATGAGAAGGCCCAGTCGTCCCAGGATGCCGTGTCTTCCATGAACCTCTTTGATCTGGGTGGCCAGTACTTGCGAGTGGGCAAGGCTGTCACTCCCCCCATGCCCCTGCTTACTCCTGCCACACCTGGAGGCCTCCCGCCTGCTGCTGCTGTGGCTGCAGCTGCAGCCACAGCCAAGATCACAGCTCAG GAAGCAGTGGCTGGAGCAGCGGTGCTGGGTACCCTGGCCACGCCTGGACTGGTATCCCCTGCACTGACTCTGGCCCAGCCTCTGGGGGCTTTGCCCCAGGCTGTCATGGCTGCCCAGGCCCCAGGAGTCATCACAG GTGTGACTCCAGCCCGGCCTCCCATTCCGGTCACCATCCCCTCTGTGGGAGTGGTAAACCCCATCCTGGCCAGCCCTCCAACGCTGGGTCTCTTGGAGcccaagaaggagaaggaagaggaggagctgtTTCCCGAGTCCGAGCGGCCAGAGATGCTGAGTGAGCAGGAGCACATGAGCATCTCAGGCAGCAGCGCCCGCCACATGGTGATGCAGAAGCTGCTCCGCAAGCAGGAG tCCACAGTGATGGTTCTGCGCAACATGGTGGACCCCAAGGACATCGACGATGACCTGGAGGGGGAGGTGACAGAGGAGTGTGGCAAGTTTGGTGCTGTCAATCGCGTCATCATCTACCAGGAGAAGCAGGGCGAGGAGGAGGATGCGGAGATCATCGTCAAGATTTTTGTGGAGTTTTCCATAGCCTCCGAGACTCACAAGGCTATCCAGGCCCTCAATGGGCGCTGGTTTGCTGGCCGCAAGGTGGTGGCTGAAGTGTATGACCAGGAGCGTTTTGATAACAGTGACCTTTCTGCGTGA
- the PUF60 gene encoding poly(U)-binding-splicing factor PUF60 isoform X5 — translation MATATIALGTDSIKMENGQSTAAKLGLPPLTPEQQEALQKAKKYAMEQSIKSVLVKQTIAHQQQQLTNLQMAAQRQRALAIMCRVYVGSIYYELGEDTIRQAFAPFGPIKSIDMSWDSVTMKHKGFAFVEYEVPEAAQLALEQMNSVMLGGRNIKVGRPSNIGQAQPIIDQLAEEARAFNRIYVASVHQDLSDDDIKSVFEAFGKIKSCTLARDPTTGKHKGYGFIEYEKAQSSQDAVSSMNLFDLGGQYLRVGKAVTPPMPLLTPATPGGLPPAAAVAAAAATAKITAQEAVAGAAVLGTLATPGLVSPALTLAQPLGALPQAVMAAQAPGVITGVTPARPPIPVTIPSVGVVNPILASPPTLGLLEPKKEKEEEELFPESERPEMLSEQEHMSISGSSARHMVMQKLLRKQESTVMVLRNMVDPKDIDDDLEGEVTEECGKFGAVNRVIIYQEKQGEEEDAEIIVKIFVEFSIASETHKAIQALNGRWFAGRKVVAEVYDQERFDNSDLSA, via the exons GGGACAGACTCCATCAAGATGGAGAATGGGCAGAGCACAGCCGCGAAGCTGGGACTGCCTCCTCTGACGCCCGAGCAGCAAGAGGCCCTCCAGAAG GCCAAGAAGTACGCCATGGAGCAGAGCATCAAGAGTGTGCTGGTGAAGCAGACCATCGcgcaccagcagcagcagctcacCAACCTGCAG ATGGCAGCTCAGCGGCAGCGGGCACTGGCCATCATGTGCCGGGTCTACGTGGGTTCCATCTATTATGAGCTTGGGGAGGACACCATTCGCCAGGCTTTTGCTCCTTTTGGACCCATCAAGAGCATTGACATGTCCTGGGACTCCGTCACCATGAAGCACAAG GGCTTTGCCTTTGTGGAGTATGAGGTCCCAGAGGCCGCGCAGCTTGCCTTGGAGCAGATGAACTCGGTGATGCTCGGAGGCAGGAACATCAAG GTGGGCAGACCCAGCAACATAGGGCAGGCCCAGCCCATCATAGACCAGCTGGCTGAGGAGGCACGAGCTTTCAACCGCATCTATGTGGCTTCTGTGCACCAGGACCTTTCAGATGATGACATCAAGAGTGTATTTGAGGCCTTTGGCAAGATCAAATCTTGCACGCTCGCCCGCGACCCTACAACTGGCAAGCACAAGGGTTATGGTTTCATTG aGTATGAGAAGGCCCAGTCGTCCCAGGATGCCGTGTCTTCCATGAACCTCTTTGATCTGGGTGGCCAGTACTTGCGAGTGGGCAAGGCTGTCACTCCCCCCATGCCCCTGCTTACTCCTGCCACACCTGGAGGCCTCCCGCCTGCTGCTGCTGTGGCTGCAGCTGCAGCCACAGCCAAGATCACAGCTCAG GAAGCAGTGGCTGGAGCAGCGGTGCTGGGTACCCTGGCCACGCCTGGACTGGTATCCCCTGCACTGACTCTGGCCCAGCCTCTGGGGGCTTTGCCCCAGGCTGTCATGGCTGCCCAGGCCCCAGGAGTCATCACAG GTGTGACTCCAGCCCGGCCTCCCATTCCGGTCACCATCCCCTCTGTGGGAGTGGTAAACCCCATCCTGGCCAGCCCTCCAACGCTGGGTCTCTTGGAGcccaagaaggagaaggaagaggaggagctgtTTCCCGAGTCCGAGCGGCCAGAGATGCTGAGTGAGCAGGAGCACATGAGCATCTCAGGCAGCAGCGCCCGCCACATGGTGATGCAGAAGCTGCTCCGCAAGCAGGAG tCCACAGTGATGGTTCTGCGCAACATGGTGGACCCCAAGGACATCGACGATGACCTGGAGGGGGAGGTGACAGAGGAGTGTGGCAAGTTTGGTGCTGTCAATCGCGTCATCATCTACCAGGAGAAGCAGGGCGAGGAGGAGGATGCGGAGATCATCGTCAAGATTTTTGTGGAGTTTTCCATAGCCTCCGAGACTCACAAGGCTATCCAGGCCCTCAATGGGCGCTGGTTTGCTGGCCGCAAGGTGGTGGCTGAAGTGTATGACCAGGAGCGTTTTGATAACAGTGACCTTTCTGCGTGA
- the PUF60 gene encoding poly(U)-binding-splicing factor PUF60 isoform X6 produces MATATIALQVNGQQGGGSEPAAAAVVAAGDKWKPPQGTDSIKMENGQSTAAKLGLPPLTPEQQEALQKAKKYAMEQSIKSVLVKQTIAHQQQQLTNLQMAAVTMGFGDPLSPLQSMAAQRQRALAIMCRVYVGSIYYELGEDTIRQAFAPFGPIKSIDMSWDSVTMKHKGFAFVEYEVPEAAQLALEQMNSVMLGGRNIKVGRPSNIGQAQPIIDQLAEEARAFNRIYVASVHQDLSDDDIKSVFEAFGKIKSCTLARDPTTGKHKGYGFIEYEKAQSSQDAVSSMNLFDLGGQYLRVGKAVTPPMPLLTPATPGGLPPAAAVAAAAATAKITAQEAVAGAAVLGTLATPGLVSPALTLAQPLGALPQAVMAAQAPGVITGVTPARPPIPVTIPSVGVVNPILASPPTLGLLEPKKEKEEEELFPESERPEMLSEQEHMSISGSSARHMVMQKLLRKQESTVMVLRNMVDPKDIDDDLEGEVTEECGKFGAVNRVIIYQEKQGEEEDAEIIVKIFVEFSIASETHKAIQALNGRWFAGRKVVAEVYDQERFDNSDLSA; encoded by the exons CAGGTCAATGGCCAGCAAGGAGGGGGGTCCGagccggcggcggcggcagtgGTGGCAGCGGGAGACAAATGGAAACCTCCACAG GGGACAGACTCCATCAAGATGGAGAATGGGCAGAGCACAGCCGCGAAGCTGGGACTGCCTCCTCTGACGCCCGAGCAGCAAGAGGCCCTCCAGAAG GCCAAGAAGTACGCCATGGAGCAGAGCATCAAGAGTGTGCTGGTGAAGCAGACCATCGcgcaccagcagcagcagctcacCAACCTGCAG ATGGCAGCAGTGACAATGGGCTTTGGAGATCCTCTCTCACCTTTGCAATCG ATGGCAGCTCAGCGGCAGCGGGCACTGGCCATCATGTGCCGGGTCTACGTGGGTTCCATCTATTATGAGCTTGGGGAGGACACCATTCGCCAGGCTTTTGCTCCTTTTGGACCCATCAAGAGCATTGACATGTCCTGGGACTCCGTCACCATGAAGCACAAG GGCTTTGCCTTTGTGGAGTATGAGGTCCCAGAGGCCGCGCAGCTTGCCTTGGAGCAGATGAACTCGGTGATGCTCGGAGGCAGGAACATCAAG GTGGGCAGACCCAGCAACATAGGGCAGGCCCAGCCCATCATAGACCAGCTGGCTGAGGAGGCACGAGCTTTCAACCGCATCTATGTGGCTTCTGTGCACCAGGACCTTTCAGATGATGACATCAAGAGTGTATTTGAGGCCTTTGGCAAGATCAAATCTTGCACGCTCGCCCGCGACCCTACAACTGGCAAGCACAAGGGTTATGGTTTCATTG aGTATGAGAAGGCCCAGTCGTCCCAGGATGCCGTGTCTTCCATGAACCTCTTTGATCTGGGTGGCCAGTACTTGCGAGTGGGCAAGGCTGTCACTCCCCCCATGCCCCTGCTTACTCCTGCCACACCTGGAGGCCTCCCGCCTGCTGCTGCTGTGGCTGCAGCTGCAGCCACAGCCAAGATCACAGCTCAG GAAGCAGTGGCTGGAGCAGCGGTGCTGGGTACCCTGGCCACGCCTGGACTGGTATCCCCTGCACTGACTCTGGCCCAGCCTCTGGGGGCTTTGCCCCAGGCTGTCATGGCTGCCCAGGCCCCAGGAGTCATCACAG GTGTGACTCCAGCCCGGCCTCCCATTCCGGTCACCATCCCCTCTGTGGGAGTGGTAAACCCCATCCTGGCCAGCCCTCCAACGCTGGGTCTCTTGGAGcccaagaaggagaaggaagaggaggagctgtTTCCCGAGTCCGAGCGGCCAGAGATGCTGAGTGAGCAGGAGCACATGAGCATCTCAGGCAGCAGCGCCCGCCACATGGTGATGCAGAAGCTGCTCCGCAAGCAGGAG tCCACAGTGATGGTTCTGCGCAACATGGTGGACCCCAAGGACATCGACGATGACCTGGAGGGGGAGGTGACAGAGGAGTGTGGCAAGTTTGGTGCTGTCAATCGCGTCATCATCTACCAGGAGAAGCAGGGCGAGGAGGAGGATGCGGAGATCATCGTCAAGATTTTTGTGGAGTTTTCCATAGCCTCCGAGACTCACAAGGCTATCCAGGCCCTCAATGGGCGCTGGTTTGCTGGCCGCAAGGTGGTGGCTGAAGTGTATGACCAGGAGCGTTTTGATAACAGTGACCTTTCTGCGTGA
- the PUF60 gene encoding poly(U)-binding-splicing factor PUF60 isoform X7, whose amino-acid sequence MATATIALQVNGQQGGGSEPAAAAVVAAGDKWKPPQGTDSIKMENGQSTAAKLGLPPLTPEQQEALQKAKKYAMEQSIKSVLVKQTIAHQQQQLTNLQMAAQRQRALAIMCRVYVGSIYYELGEDTIRQAFAPFGPIKSIDMSWDSVTMKHKGFAFVEYEVPEAAQLALEQMNSVMLGGRNIKVGRPSNIGQAQPIIDQLAEEARAFNRIYVASVHQDLSDDDIKSVFEAFGKIKSCTLARDPTTGKHKGYGFIEYEKAQSSQDAVSSMNLFDLGGQYLRVGKAVTPPMPLLTPATPGGLPPAAAVAAAAATAKITAQEAVAGAAVLGTLATPGLVSPALTLAQPLGALPQAVMAAQAPGVITGVTPARPPIPVTIPSVGVVNPILASPPTLGLLEPKKEKEEEELFPESERPEMLSEQEHMSISGSSARHMVMQKLLRKQESTVMVLRNMVDPKDIDDDLEGEVTEECGKFGAVNRVIIYQEKQGEEEDAEIIVKIFVEFSIASETHKAIQALNGRWFAGRKVVAEVYDQERFDNSDLSA is encoded by the exons CAGGTCAATGGCCAGCAAGGAGGGGGGTCCGagccggcggcggcggcagtgGTGGCAGCGGGAGACAAATGGAAACCTCCACAG GGGACAGACTCCATCAAGATGGAGAATGGGCAGAGCACAGCCGCGAAGCTGGGACTGCCTCCTCTGACGCCCGAGCAGCAAGAGGCCCTCCAGAAG GCCAAGAAGTACGCCATGGAGCAGAGCATCAAGAGTGTGCTGGTGAAGCAGACCATCGcgcaccagcagcagcagctcacCAACCTGCAG ATGGCAGCTCAGCGGCAGCGGGCACTGGCCATCATGTGCCGGGTCTACGTGGGTTCCATCTATTATGAGCTTGGGGAGGACACCATTCGCCAGGCTTTTGCTCCTTTTGGACCCATCAAGAGCATTGACATGTCCTGGGACTCCGTCACCATGAAGCACAAG GGCTTTGCCTTTGTGGAGTATGAGGTCCCAGAGGCCGCGCAGCTTGCCTTGGAGCAGATGAACTCGGTGATGCTCGGAGGCAGGAACATCAAG GTGGGCAGACCCAGCAACATAGGGCAGGCCCAGCCCATCATAGACCAGCTGGCTGAGGAGGCACGAGCTTTCAACCGCATCTATGTGGCTTCTGTGCACCAGGACCTTTCAGATGATGACATCAAGAGTGTATTTGAGGCCTTTGGCAAGATCAAATCTTGCACGCTCGCCCGCGACCCTACAACTGGCAAGCACAAGGGTTATGGTTTCATTG aGTATGAGAAGGCCCAGTCGTCCCAGGATGCCGTGTCTTCCATGAACCTCTTTGATCTGGGTGGCCAGTACTTGCGAGTGGGCAAGGCTGTCACTCCCCCCATGCCCCTGCTTACTCCTGCCACACCTGGAGGCCTCCCGCCTGCTGCTGCTGTGGCTGCAGCTGCAGCCACAGCCAAGATCACAGCTCAG GAAGCAGTGGCTGGAGCAGCGGTGCTGGGTACCCTGGCCACGCCTGGACTGGTATCCCCTGCACTGACTCTGGCCCAGCCTCTGGGGGCTTTGCCCCAGGCTGTCATGGCTGCCCAGGCCCCAGGAGTCATCACAG GTGTGACTCCAGCCCGGCCTCCCATTCCGGTCACCATCCCCTCTGTGGGAGTGGTAAACCCCATCCTGGCCAGCCCTCCAACGCTGGGTCTCTTGGAGcccaagaaggagaaggaagaggaggagctgtTTCCCGAGTCCGAGCGGCCAGAGATGCTGAGTGAGCAGGAGCACATGAGCATCTCAGGCAGCAGCGCCCGCCACATGGTGATGCAGAAGCTGCTCCGCAAGCAGGAG tCCACAGTGATGGTTCTGCGCAACATGGTGGACCCCAAGGACATCGACGATGACCTGGAGGGGGAGGTGACAGAGGAGTGTGGCAAGTTTGGTGCTGTCAATCGCGTCATCATCTACCAGGAGAAGCAGGGCGAGGAGGAGGATGCGGAGATCATCGTCAAGATTTTTGTGGAGTTTTCCATAGCCTCCGAGACTCACAAGGCTATCCAGGCCCTCAATGGGCGCTGGTTTGCTGGCCGCAAGGTGGTGGCTGAAGTGTATGACCAGGAGCGTTTTGATAACAGTGACCTTTCTGCGTGA
- the PUF60 gene encoding poly(U)-binding-splicing factor PUF60 isoform X1 — MATATIALVNGQQGGGSEPAAAAVVAAGDKWKPPQGTDSIKMENGQSTAAKLGLPPLTPEQQEALQKAKKYAMEQSIKSVLVKQTIAHQQQQLTNLQMAAVTMGFGDPLSPLQSMAAQRQRALAIMCRVYVGSIYYELGEDTIRQAFAPFGPIKSIDMSWDSVTMKHKGFAFVEYEVPEAAQLALEQMNSVMLGGRNIKVGRPSNIGQAQPIIDQLAEEARAFNRIYVASVHQDLSDDDIKSVFEAFGKIKSCTLARDPTTGKHKGYGFIEYEKAQSSQDAVSSMNLFDLGGQYLRVGKAVTPPMPLLTPATPGGLPPAAAVAAAAATAKITAQEAVAGAAVLGTLATPGLVSPALTLAQPLGALPQAVMAAQAPGVITGVTPARPPIPVTIPSVGVVNPILASPPTLGLLEPKKEKEEEELFPESERPEMLSEQEHMSISGSSARHMVMQKLLRKQESTVMVLRNMVDPKDIDDDLEGEVTEECGKFGAVNRVIIYQEKQGEEEDAEIIVKIFVEFSIASETHKAIQALNGRWFAGRKVVAEVYDQERFDNSDLSA; from the exons GTCAATGGCCAGCAAGGAGGGGGGTCCGagccggcggcggcggcagtgGTGGCAGCGGGAGACAAATGGAAACCTCCACAG GGGACAGACTCCATCAAGATGGAGAATGGGCAGAGCACAGCCGCGAAGCTGGGACTGCCTCCTCTGACGCCCGAGCAGCAAGAGGCCCTCCAGAAG GCCAAGAAGTACGCCATGGAGCAGAGCATCAAGAGTGTGCTGGTGAAGCAGACCATCGcgcaccagcagcagcagctcacCAACCTGCAG ATGGCAGCAGTGACAATGGGCTTTGGAGATCCTCTCTCACCTTTGCAATCG ATGGCAGCTCAGCGGCAGCGGGCACTGGCCATCATGTGCCGGGTCTACGTGGGTTCCATCTATTATGAGCTTGGGGAGGACACCATTCGCCAGGCTTTTGCTCCTTTTGGACCCATCAAGAGCATTGACATGTCCTGGGACTCCGTCACCATGAAGCACAAG GGCTTTGCCTTTGTGGAGTATGAGGTCCCAGAGGCCGCGCAGCTTGCCTTGGAGCAGATGAACTCGGTGATGCTCGGAGGCAGGAACATCAAG GTGGGCAGACCCAGCAACATAGGGCAGGCCCAGCCCATCATAGACCAGCTGGCTGAGGAGGCACGAGCTTTCAACCGCATCTATGTGGCTTCTGTGCACCAGGACCTTTCAGATGATGACATCAAGAGTGTATTTGAGGCCTTTGGCAAGATCAAATCTTGCACGCTCGCCCGCGACCCTACAACTGGCAAGCACAAGGGTTATGGTTTCATTG aGTATGAGAAGGCCCAGTCGTCCCAGGATGCCGTGTCTTCCATGAACCTCTTTGATCTGGGTGGCCAGTACTTGCGAGTGGGCAAGGCTGTCACTCCCCCCATGCCCCTGCTTACTCCTGCCACACCTGGAGGCCTCCCGCCTGCTGCTGCTGTGGCTGCAGCTGCAGCCACAGCCAAGATCACAGCTCAG GAAGCAGTGGCTGGAGCAGCGGTGCTGGGTACCCTGGCCACGCCTGGACTGGTATCCCCTGCACTGACTCTGGCCCAGCCTCTGGGGGCTTTGCCCCAGGCTGTCATGGCTGCCCAGGCCCCAGGAGTCATCACAG GTGTGACTCCAGCCCGGCCTCCCATTCCGGTCACCATCCCCTCTGTGGGAGTGGTAAACCCCATCCTGGCCAGCCCTCCAACGCTGGGTCTCTTGGAGcccaagaaggagaaggaagaggaggagctgtTTCCCGAGTCCGAGCGGCCAGAGATGCTGAGTGAGCAGGAGCACATGAGCATCTCAGGCAGCAGCGCCCGCCACATGGTGATGCAGAAGCTGCTCCGCAAGCAGGAG tCCACAGTGATGGTTCTGCGCAACATGGTGGACCCCAAGGACATCGACGATGACCTGGAGGGGGAGGTGACAGAGGAGTGTGGCAAGTTTGGTGCTGTCAATCGCGTCATCATCTACCAGGAGAAGCAGGGCGAGGAGGAGGATGCGGAGATCATCGTCAAGATTTTTGTGGAGTTTTCCATAGCCTCCGAGACTCACAAGGCTATCCAGGCCCTCAATGGGCGCTGGTTTGCTGGCCGCAAGGTGGTGGCTGAAGTGTATGACCAGGAGCGTTTTGATAACAGTGACCTTTCTGCGTGA